In Tursiops truncatus isolate mTurTru1 chromosome 19, mTurTru1.mat.Y, whole genome shotgun sequence, a genomic segment contains:
- the ZNF45 gene encoding zinc finger protein 45 isoform X1, which translates to MTKLKEAVTFKDVAVVFTEEELGLLDSAQKKLYQEVMLENFQNLVSVGEEGHSGTEHRISPCGHQSFTPDVISQLKREEKLWMIKIATQSRHSLGDKNLNGMETLREVGLRYLPHEELFCSQIWQQVTKELTRCQDSMGNIQGTGSQMEKQGGTLSKDEEFGKDFNQTSHLQVHHRDHTGEKPYKGVECEKGFIRDSHLQMNQTAHVGEKPYKCEKCENAFRRLSSLQAHQRVHSRTRLNKYDMSCKSFSQRSYLRHHQRVPTGEDPHRFEECGRNVGKSSHCQDPPIAHTLEKPYKCEECGLGFSQRSYLHIHQRAHTGKKPYKCEECGKGFSWRSRLQAHQRIHTGEKPYKCEACGKGFSYSSHLNIHCRIHTGEKPFKCEECGKGFSVGSHLQAHQISHTGEKPYKCEECGKGFCRASNLLDHQRGHSGEKPYQCDACGKGFSRSSDFNIHFRVHTGEKPYKCEECGKGFSQASNLLAHQRGHTGEKPYKCGTCGKGFSRSSDLNVHCRIHTGEKPYKCEKCGKAFSQFSSLQVHQRVHTGEKPYQCAECGKGFSVGSQLQAHQRCHTGEKPYHCEECGKGFCRASNFLAHRGVHTGEKPYRCDVCSKRFRQRSYLQAHQRVHTGEKPYKCEECGKVFSWSSYLQAHQRVHTGEKPYKCEECGKGFSWSSSLIIHQRVHAGDEGDKDCPSSENTYSKEAL; encoded by the exons ATGACCAAGCTCAAG GAGGCGGTGACCTTCAAGGACGTGGCCGTGGTCTTCACggaggaggagctggggctgCTGGACTCTGCCCAGAAGAAGCTGTACCAGGAAGTGATGCTGGAGAACTTCCAGAACCTGGTCTCAGTGGGTGAGGAAGGGCACTCTGGGACTGAACATCGCATCAGCCCCTGTG GGCATCAATCATTCACACCAGATGTAATATCCCAgttaaagagagaagaaaagcttTGGATGATAAAGATAGCAACCCAGAGCCGTCACTCCTTGG GAGACAAGAATCTAAATGGCATGGAGACTCTTCGGGAAGTTGGATTAAGGTATCTGCCACATGAAGAGCTTTTCTGCTCACAAATATGGCAACAGGTTACAAAGGAATTAACCAGGTGTCAAGATTCCATGGGAAATATTCAAGGAACTGGCTCTCAGATGGAAAAACAAGGTGGCACACTCAGTAAAGATGAGGAGTTTGGTAAAGACTTCAATCAGACTTCACATCTTCAAGTTCACCACAGAGAccacactggagaaaaaccctaCAAAGGGGTGGAGTGTGAGAAAGGTTTCATACGGGACTCTCACCTTCAAATGAACCAGACAGCCCACGTAGGAGAGAAGCCCTACAAGTGTGAAAAATGTGAAAACGCCTTCCGTCGGCTTTCAAGTCTTCAAGCCCATCAGAGAGTCCACAGTAGAACAAGATTGAACAAATATGATATGTCGTGTAAGAGTTTCAGTCAGAGGTCATATCTTCGTCATCATCAGAGGGTCCCCACTGGAGAGGATCCACACAGATTTGAGGAGTGTGGGAGGAACGTCGGGAAAAGCTCACATTGTCAAGATCCTCCCATAGCCCACACATTGGAGAAACCCTATAAATGTGAGGAGTGTGGACTGGGCTTCAGTCAGCGCTCCTATCTTCACATCCATCAGAGAGCCCACACAGGAAAGAAACCTTATAAATGTGAAGAGTGTGGGAAGGGCTTCAGTTGGCGTTCACGCCTACAGGCTCATCAGCGaatccacactggggagaaaccctaCAAATGTGAGGCATGTGGCAAGGGCTTTAGTTACAGCTCACACCTGAACATCCACTGTAGAATCCACACAGGCGAGAAACCCTTTAAGTGTGAGGAGTGTGGGAAAGGCTTCAGTGTGGGTTCCCACCTCCAAGCCCATCAGATAAGCCACACGGGAGAGAAACCATACAAATGTGAGGAGTGTGGCAAGGGCTTCTGTCGGGCCTCAAACCTTCTGGACCATCAGAGAGGCCATAGTGGTGAGAAACCATATCAGTGCGATGCATGTGGAAAGGGCTTTAGTCGTAGCTCAGATTTTAACATTCATTTTAGAGTCCATACAGGAGAAAAACCCTATAAGTGCGAGGAGTGTGGGAAAGGTTTCAGTCAGGCCTCAAATCTTCTGGCCCATCAAAGAGGCCAcactggagaaaaaccatacaaaTGTGGTACATGTGGGAAGGGCTTCAGCCGGAGTTCAGATCTTAACGTTCATTGTCGAATCCACACgggagagaaaccctataaatgtGAGAAGTGCGGGAAGGCCTTCAGTCAGTTCTCAAGCCTTCAAGTGCATCAAAGAGTCCATACCGGAGAGAAACCATACCAGTGTGCAGAGTGTGGGAAAGGCTTCAGTGTGGGCTCACAGCTTCAGGCCCATCAGAGGtgtcacactggagagaaaccctaccATTGTGAGGAGTGTGGGAAGGGCTTCTGTCGGGCCTCAAATTTTCTGGCTCACCGTGGAgtccacacaggagagaaaccatacCGATGCGATGTGTGCAGTAAGCGCTTCAGACAGAGATCATACCTTCAAGCCCACCAGAGggtccacactggagagaaaccatataAGTGTGAGGAATGTGGTAAGGTCTTCAGTTGGAGCTCGTACCTTCAAGCCCATCAGAGAGTCCACACAGGGGAAAAACCATACAAATGTGAGGAGTGTGGGAAAGGCTTCAGTTGGAGCTCAAGTCTTATAATTCATCAGCGAGTCCATGCTGGGGATGAGGGTGACAAGGACTGTCCCTCATCAGAGAATACGTACAGCAAAGAAGCTCTATAA
- the ZNF45 gene encoding zinc finger protein 45 isoform X2, which translates to MTKLKEAVTFKDVAVVFTEEELGLLDSAQKKLYQEVMLENFQNLVSVGHQSFTPDVISQLKREEKLWMIKIATQSRHSLGDKNLNGMETLREVGLRYLPHEELFCSQIWQQVTKELTRCQDSMGNIQGTGSQMEKQGGTLSKDEEFGKDFNQTSHLQVHHRDHTGEKPYKGVECEKGFIRDSHLQMNQTAHVGEKPYKCEKCENAFRRLSSLQAHQRVHSRTRLNKYDMSCKSFSQRSYLRHHQRVPTGEDPHRFEECGRNVGKSSHCQDPPIAHTLEKPYKCEECGLGFSQRSYLHIHQRAHTGKKPYKCEECGKGFSWRSRLQAHQRIHTGEKPYKCEACGKGFSYSSHLNIHCRIHTGEKPFKCEECGKGFSVGSHLQAHQISHTGEKPYKCEECGKGFCRASNLLDHQRGHSGEKPYQCDACGKGFSRSSDFNIHFRVHTGEKPYKCEECGKGFSQASNLLAHQRGHTGEKPYKCGTCGKGFSRSSDLNVHCRIHTGEKPYKCEKCGKAFSQFSSLQVHQRVHTGEKPYQCAECGKGFSVGSQLQAHQRCHTGEKPYHCEECGKGFCRASNFLAHRGVHTGEKPYRCDVCSKRFRQRSYLQAHQRVHTGEKPYKCEECGKVFSWSSYLQAHQRVHTGEKPYKCEECGKGFSWSSSLIIHQRVHAGDEGDKDCPSSENTYSKEAL; encoded by the exons ATGACCAAGCTCAAG GAGGCGGTGACCTTCAAGGACGTGGCCGTGGTCTTCACggaggaggagctggggctgCTGGACTCTGCCCAGAAGAAGCTGTACCAGGAAGTGATGCTGGAGAACTTCCAGAACCTGGTCTCAGTGG GGCATCAATCATTCACACCAGATGTAATATCCCAgttaaagagagaagaaaagcttTGGATGATAAAGATAGCAACCCAGAGCCGTCACTCCTTGG GAGACAAGAATCTAAATGGCATGGAGACTCTTCGGGAAGTTGGATTAAGGTATCTGCCACATGAAGAGCTTTTCTGCTCACAAATATGGCAACAGGTTACAAAGGAATTAACCAGGTGTCAAGATTCCATGGGAAATATTCAAGGAACTGGCTCTCAGATGGAAAAACAAGGTGGCACACTCAGTAAAGATGAGGAGTTTGGTAAAGACTTCAATCAGACTTCACATCTTCAAGTTCACCACAGAGAccacactggagaaaaaccctaCAAAGGGGTGGAGTGTGAGAAAGGTTTCATACGGGACTCTCACCTTCAAATGAACCAGACAGCCCACGTAGGAGAGAAGCCCTACAAGTGTGAAAAATGTGAAAACGCCTTCCGTCGGCTTTCAAGTCTTCAAGCCCATCAGAGAGTCCACAGTAGAACAAGATTGAACAAATATGATATGTCGTGTAAGAGTTTCAGTCAGAGGTCATATCTTCGTCATCATCAGAGGGTCCCCACTGGAGAGGATCCACACAGATTTGAGGAGTGTGGGAGGAACGTCGGGAAAAGCTCACATTGTCAAGATCCTCCCATAGCCCACACATTGGAGAAACCCTATAAATGTGAGGAGTGTGGACTGGGCTTCAGTCAGCGCTCCTATCTTCACATCCATCAGAGAGCCCACACAGGAAAGAAACCTTATAAATGTGAAGAGTGTGGGAAGGGCTTCAGTTGGCGTTCACGCCTACAGGCTCATCAGCGaatccacactggggagaaaccctaCAAATGTGAGGCATGTGGCAAGGGCTTTAGTTACAGCTCACACCTGAACATCCACTGTAGAATCCACACAGGCGAGAAACCCTTTAAGTGTGAGGAGTGTGGGAAAGGCTTCAGTGTGGGTTCCCACCTCCAAGCCCATCAGATAAGCCACACGGGAGAGAAACCATACAAATGTGAGGAGTGTGGCAAGGGCTTCTGTCGGGCCTCAAACCTTCTGGACCATCAGAGAGGCCATAGTGGTGAGAAACCATATCAGTGCGATGCATGTGGAAAGGGCTTTAGTCGTAGCTCAGATTTTAACATTCATTTTAGAGTCCATACAGGAGAAAAACCCTATAAGTGCGAGGAGTGTGGGAAAGGTTTCAGTCAGGCCTCAAATCTTCTGGCCCATCAAAGAGGCCAcactggagaaaaaccatacaaaTGTGGTACATGTGGGAAGGGCTTCAGCCGGAGTTCAGATCTTAACGTTCATTGTCGAATCCACACgggagagaaaccctataaatgtGAGAAGTGCGGGAAGGCCTTCAGTCAGTTCTCAAGCCTTCAAGTGCATCAAAGAGTCCATACCGGAGAGAAACCATACCAGTGTGCAGAGTGTGGGAAAGGCTTCAGTGTGGGCTCACAGCTTCAGGCCCATCAGAGGtgtcacactggagagaaaccctaccATTGTGAGGAGTGTGGGAAGGGCTTCTGTCGGGCCTCAAATTTTCTGGCTCACCGTGGAgtccacacaggagagaaaccatacCGATGCGATGTGTGCAGTAAGCGCTTCAGACAGAGATCATACCTTCAAGCCCACCAGAGggtccacactggagagaaaccatataAGTGTGAGGAATGTGGTAAGGTCTTCAGTTGGAGCTCGTACCTTCAAGCCCATCAGAGAGTCCACACAGGGGAAAAACCATACAAATGTGAGGAGTGTGGGAAAGGCTTCAGTTGGAGCTCAAGTCTTATAATTCATCAGCGAGTCCATGCTGGGGATGAGGGTGACAAGGACTGTCCCTCATCAGAGAATACGTACAGCAAAGAAGCTCTATAA
- the ZNF234 gene encoding zinc finger protein 234, which translates to MTMFKEVVTFKDVAVTFTEEELGLLDSTQRKLYQEVMLENFRNLVSVEGKIQSEMETVSEAGPHEELSSWQIWQHIASDFTRCQDSMIKSSEFHQHGDSSGQVGAGFSETHTGQKPYQCNECTRSFSDVSNFDLHQQIHPGEKSHTCVECGKSFCYSSALRIHQRVHSGEKRYKCDECGKEFSQSSQLQAHQKVHTVEKPFRCEQCGKGFSRRSTLTVHCKLHMGEKPYNCDQCGRAFIHASHLQEHQRIHTGEKPFKCDICGKNFRRRSALNSHCMVHTGEKPYKCDECGKCFTCSSNLHIHQRVHTGEKPYKCEECGKCFIQPSQFQAHRRIHTGEKPYVCKVCGKGFIYSSSFQAHQGVHTGEKPYRCSECGKHFRMKIHYQVHLVIHTGEKPYKCEVCGKGFRQSSYLKIHQKAHSIEKPYKCEECGQGFNQSSRLQIHQLIHTGEKPYKCEECGKGFSRRADLKIHCRIHTGEKPYNCEECGKVFSQASHLLTHQRVHSGEKPFKCEECGKSFSRSSHLQAHQKVHTGEKPYKCEECGKGFKWSLNLDMHQRVHTGEKPYKCGECGKHFSQASSLQLHQSVHTGEKPYRCDVCGKVFSRSSQLQYHRRVHTGEKPYQCETCGKSFSWRSNLVSHHKMHTGDTFYESSESGKNIKELSEERSSTK; encoded by the exons ATGACCATGTTCAAG GAGGTGGTGACCTTCAAGGATGTGGCTGTGACCTTCACGGAGGAAGAGCTGGGGCTGCTGGACTCCACCCAGAGGAAGCTGTACCAGGAAGTGATGCTGGAGAACTTCCGGAACCTGGTCTCAGTAG AAGGAAAGATCCAAAGTGAGATGGAGACTGTTTCAGAAGCAGGACCACATGAAGAGCTTTCCTCCTGGCAGATCTGGCAACACATTGCAAGTGACTTCACCAGGTGTCAAGACTCCATGATAAAAAGTTCTGAATTCCACCAACATGGTGACTCATCTGGCCAGGTTGGGGCAGGATTCTCTGAAACTCACACAGGCCAGAAACCTTATCAGTGTAATGAATGTACAAGATCTTTCAGTGATGTCTCCAACTTTGATCTTCATCAACAAATACACCCAGGAGAGAAGTCTCATACATGTGTTGAGTGTGGAAAAAGCTTCTGTTACAGCTCAGCACTTCGCATTCATCAGAGAGTTCACTCGGGAGAGAAGCGCTATAAGTGTGATGAGTGTGGCAAGGAGTTCAGTCAGAGCTCACAGCTGCAAGCTCATCAGAAAGTCCACACTGTAGAGAAGCCATTCAGATGTGAGCAGTGTGGGAAAGGCTTCAGTCGTAGGTCAACACTTACTGTTCATTGTAAATTACATATGGGAGAGAAACCTTATAATTGTGACCAATGTGGAAGGGCCTTCATTCATGCTTCACATCTTCAGGAACATCAGAGaatccacactggggagaaaccgTTCAAATGTGATATATGTGGTAAGAACTTCCGCCGTAGATCAGCCCTTAACAGTCATTGTATggtccacactggagagaagccaTACAAATGTGATGAGTGTGGGAAGTGTTTCACTTGTAGCTCAAATCTTCATATCCATCAGAGGgtccacacaggagagaaaccttataaatGTGAGGAGTGCGGTAAGTGCTTCATTCAGCCTTCACAATTTCAGGCCCATCGGAGAATCCACACGGGAGAGAAACCGTATGTCTGTAAAGTGTGTGGTAAGGGCTTCATTTACAGTTCAAGTTTTCAAGCCCATCAGGGAgtccacacaggagagaaaccatacAGATGCAGTGAGTGTGGGAAGCACTTCAGGATGAAAATCCATTATCAAGTTCATCTGGTCatccacacaggagagaaaccctataaatgtGAGGTATGTGGGAAAGGCTTCCGTCAGAGTTCATATCTTAAAATCCATCAGAAGGCCCACAGCATAGAGAAACCTTACAAGTGTGAGGAGTGTGGGCAGGGCTTCAATCAGAGTTCACGACTTCAGATCCACCAGCTGATCCATACCGGTGAGAAACCATACAAATGTGAAGAGTGTGGGAAGGGATTTAGTCGTAGAGCAGATCTTAAAATTCACTGCAGAATCCACACCGGAGAGAAACCATATAATTGTGAGGAATGTGGGAAGGTTTTTAGTCAGGCATCTCATCTTCTGACCCATCAGAGAGTCCACAGTGGAGAAAAACCATTCAAATGTGAAGAGTGTGGGAAGAGCTTCAGTCGGAGTTCACACCTTCAAGCCCATCAAAAAGTCCACACTGGAGAAAAGCCATACAAATGTGAGGAGTGTGGGAAGGGCTTCAAGTGGAGCCTGAACCTCGACATGCATCAGAGGgtccacacaggagagaaaccatataagTGTGGGGAGTGTGGGAAGCACTTCAGTCAGGCCTCAAGTCTTCAGCTTCATCAGAGtgtccacactggagagaagccgTACAGATGTGATGTGTGTGGTAAAGTCTTTAGTCGGTCTTCACAGCTTCAGTATCACAGGCGAGTTCATACAGGGGAGAAACCTTACCAGTGTGAGACGTGTGGTAAAAGCTTCAGTTGGCGCTCCAATCTTGTAAGTCATCACAAAATGCATACTGGGGATACATTTTATGAAAGCAGCGAGAGTGGTAAGAACATCAAGGAACTGTCAGAGGAAAGAAGTTCTACAAAATGA